A genomic segment from Tuwongella immobilis encodes:
- a CDS encoding alpha-hydroxy acid oxidase — protein sequence MRVCVNLADYEQAAKLRMTKSAFGYYAAGAGDELTLRANVEAFQRLRLRPRMLVDVTQRDPSTTLLGHRVPMPVTVAPMGFHRLAHPEGELATVRAVTGQGLIFVASTMATSTLEAIAAAATGRLWFQLYCFRDREITRSLIRRAEAAGYSAFQLTVDVPVLGRREADIRNNFQLPEDCRVANLEPYGLGSIRGGSDRESSAQEYTDRLFDASLTWETVDWIRSQTRLPVMLKGILRGDDAARGIDHGATGIVVSNHGGRQLDSGVSTFEVLPEIVQAVRGRVPVLIDSGVRRGVDVVKALAVGASAVQLGRPVLWGLAVDGQAGVERVLSLFRMELDNALALCGCPNLAAIGPDLIARRFAEFLS from the coding sequence ATGCGTGTTTGTGTCAATCTCGCCGACTACGAACAAGCCGCCAAACTTCGCATGACGAAATCCGCGTTTGGCTATTACGCTGCCGGCGCGGGCGATGAGCTCACCCTGCGAGCGAATGTCGAAGCCTTTCAACGACTTCGGTTACGTCCACGCATGCTCGTCGATGTCACCCAACGCGATCCATCGACCACGCTGTTGGGCCATCGCGTGCCAATGCCCGTGACCGTCGCCCCGATGGGATTCCACCGCTTGGCCCACCCGGAAGGCGAACTGGCCACCGTTCGAGCCGTCACCGGGCAGGGGCTGATCTTTGTCGCCAGCACCATGGCCACCTCCACGCTGGAAGCAATTGCCGCCGCCGCGACCGGGCGGTTGTGGTTTCAGCTCTATTGCTTCCGGGATCGAGAGATCACACGCTCGCTCATCCGCCGTGCCGAAGCGGCTGGATATTCGGCATTTCAATTGACCGTCGACGTCCCCGTGCTTGGCCGCCGCGAAGCCGATATTCGCAACAACTTTCAGTTGCCGGAAGATTGTCGGGTTGCCAATTTGGAACCATACGGCCTGGGTAGCATTCGTGGCGGATCGGATCGGGAATCGTCAGCCCAGGAATACACCGATCGACTCTTCGATGCCAGCCTTACCTGGGAGACGGTCGATTGGATTCGCTCGCAAACCCGACTGCCGGTGATGCTCAAGGGGATTCTTCGAGGCGATGATGCGGCCCGTGGGATCGACCACGGCGCGACCGGAATCGTCGTCTCCAATCACGGCGGTCGCCAACTGGATAGCGGCGTGTCGACCTTCGAGGTACTCCCCGAAATTGTGCAGGCGGTGCGCGGTCGCGTGCCGGTTCTGATCGATTCCGGCGTGCGGCGCGGTGTGGATGTGGTCAAAGCCTTGGCCGTGGGGGCATCCGCGGTTCAACTCGGCAGGCCGGTGTTGTGGGGATTGGCCGTCGATGGTCAAGCCGGAGTCGAACGGGTGTTGTCGTTATTTCGCATGGAGTTGGATAACGCGCTTGCGCTGTGCGGCTGCCCAAATCTGGCCGCAATCGGACCCGATCTCATTGCTCGTCGATTCGCGGAATTCCTATCATAA
- a CDS encoding phospholipase D-like domain-containing protein: MTMRGVAAALCLVFIVGSGPRLRAEERPPIQIFFGPQSADTPNGLIRNLLRFFDSAESTLDGAIHEVDLILVAQRLVDRSKAGVRVRLVVEADWWNNEKNTAARKLLQTGGVTIIPDTRKSGLMHNKFFIADRKRVWTGSTNMTETCLLVNPNNSLWLESRELAANYEAIFDAYRDGKFGKRAVGKWDNPHPVVMLGDAEVTTLFSPKDDPLPKIVAEIDRAKRSIDVMVFVFSSQEVGEAILRAHRRGVAVRVLLDNQYASDGITRRWPFVPFREFRKVGIAVKFDDEDAKLHHKVILIDGITTLTGSFNFSLSAADTNDENMLVIRSQSITATYQREFERLWKLYPGTPGNAPTPERGDGDSP; the protein is encoded by the coding sequence ATGACCATGCGAGGGGTTGCCGCCGCGCTCTGTCTTGTCTTCATTGTCGGGAGTGGGCCGCGACTCCGAGCAGAAGAGCGGCCGCCGATTCAGATCTTTTTCGGGCCACAATCGGCGGATACGCCCAATGGACTGATTCGCAATCTGCTGCGATTTTTCGACAGTGCCGAATCGACGCTCGATGGGGCCATTCACGAAGTCGATCTGATTTTGGTGGCGCAACGTCTCGTCGATCGGTCGAAAGCGGGTGTCCGGGTTCGACTGGTGGTCGAGGCCGATTGGTGGAATAACGAGAAGAATACCGCCGCTCGGAAACTGCTGCAGACCGGCGGCGTGACCATCATTCCCGACACGCGAAAAAGTGGGCTGATGCACAACAAATTCTTCATTGCCGATCGCAAGCGCGTCTGGACCGGCTCCACCAACATGACCGAGACGTGTCTCTTGGTGAACCCCAACAATTCGCTGTGGCTGGAAAGTCGGGAGTTGGCCGCGAATTACGAGGCGATTTTCGATGCGTATCGCGATGGAAAATTCGGCAAGCGTGCGGTCGGCAAGTGGGACAATCCGCACCCCGTCGTGATGCTCGGCGATGCGGAAGTGACCACGCTATTTAGCCCGAAAGATGACCCGCTGCCCAAAATTGTCGCGGAAATCGATCGCGCCAAGCGCTCAATCGACGTCATGGTCTTCGTCTTTTCGTCGCAGGAGGTCGGCGAAGCGATTTTGCGGGCACATCGTCGTGGGGTGGCGGTGCGAGTGCTGCTGGATAACCAATATGCCTCGGATGGAATCACTCGCCGTTGGCCGTTCGTTCCGTTCCGCGAATTTCGCAAGGTGGGAATCGCCGTGAAATTCGACGATGAAGACGCCAAGCTGCACCACAAAGTCATTCTCATCGACGGCATCACGACATTGACCGGCAGCTTCAATTTTTCGCTTAGCGCTGCCGACACCAACGATGAAAACATGCTGGTGATTCGCTCGCAATCGATCACGGCGACCTATCAACGCGAATTCGAGCGACTCTGGAAACTCTATCCGGGGACACCCGGCAATGCCCCGACCCCTGAGCGTGGAGATGGAGATTCGCCATGA
- a CDS encoding gamma-glutamylcyclotransferase family protein: MSRVGLFLYGTLKRGQRRHDLLASGEFLGPAVTIPRYRLYALARYPILVESPENGDAIHGELWVVPPETLDALDAYEEVPTLYVRQSIALQSPHPMDLPIEAYLFAQPIPANAIRCVEWPIVGSA, translated from the coding sequence ATGTCGCGGGTTGGATTGTTTCTGTACGGGACGCTCAAACGCGGGCAACGTCGCCATGACCTGCTCGCCAGTGGGGAGTTTCTCGGACCGGCGGTCACGATTCCGCGATATCGGCTTTACGCACTCGCCCGCTATCCGATCTTGGTCGAATCGCCGGAAAATGGCGATGCCATCCATGGTGAATTGTGGGTGGTACCGCCCGAGACGCTCGACGCATTGGATGCCTACGAAGAAGTGCCGACGCTCTATGTTCGGCAATCCATCGCGTTGCAATCGCCGCACCCGATGGATCTGCCGATCGAAGCCTACCTGTTCGCACAGCCGATTCCAGCCAATGCGATCCGTTGCGTGGAATGGCCAATTGTCGGATCGGCGTGA
- a CDS encoding 4'-phosphopantetheinyl transferase family protein — protein sequence MTGIDQRTPIESLVQWEFLSDPESIASIRPPSRPTVWLAPLPISRDETVDAEPQAIGFNASEWQRAARYRVAAARHQFIRARSFLRQGLAAILGCDPDQVPFEQAPQQKPRLGEPFRSAGWDFNLSHTSGWVMLGVTATGRIGVDCERIRNAAFDALLERFFAAEEWAEWQSATATENREQLFYQAWTRKEAVVKALSRSVQEFAQFAIPLCPPRSNHWVRSWESIPHPPTVHLDSQCVQDQLFASVAWLPNDDTAEESSSTV from the coding sequence ATGACCGGGATAGATCAGCGTACACCGATTGAATCGCTCGTCCAATGGGAATTCCTTTCGGATCCCGAATCGATCGCATCGATTCGCCCGCCGAGTCGGCCCACCGTGTGGCTTGCGCCGCTGCCGATTTCGCGGGATGAAACTGTCGATGCGGAACCGCAGGCGATCGGGTTCAACGCGAGCGAATGGCAACGGGCAGCGCGGTATCGCGTGGCGGCGGCCCGGCATCAATTCATTCGAGCGCGATCGTTTTTACGGCAAGGATTGGCCGCGATTCTCGGCTGCGATCCGGACCAAGTCCCGTTCGAACAAGCCCCGCAGCAGAAGCCCCGATTGGGAGAGCCGTTTCGGTCCGCGGGTTGGGATTTCAATTTGTCGCACACATCGGGATGGGTCATGCTGGGTGTGACGGCGACCGGGCGAATCGGTGTCGATTGCGAACGGATTCGCAATGCCGCGTTTGATGCGCTCCTGGAACGCTTTTTTGCCGCTGAGGAATGGGCCGAGTGGCAATCCGCGACGGCGACCGAAAATCGGGAGCAATTGTTCTATCAGGCATGGACGCGCAAAGAGGCCGTGGTGAAGGCGTTGAGCCGAAGTGTGCAGGAATTCGCGCAGTTTGCGATTCCGCTCTGCCCGCCGCGATCGAATCATTGGGTGCGATCATGGGAGTCAATTCCGCATCCGCCGACGGTGCATCTCGATTCGCAATGTGTACAAGATCAACTGTTTGCATCGGTGGCGTGGCTGCCAAATGACGACACCGCCGAGGAATCATCCTCGACGGTGTGA
- a CDS encoding DUF971 domain-containing protein → MNSNPALRPLALRRDGDALLIEWSDGITTRSGWQELRRACPCAACGEERKRPPDPFRVLSAREIAAGPLQPVAMKPRGHYAYQIVWNDGHDTGIYSIDLLRSVGLAANAASANPPSDSSKN, encoded by the coding sequence ATGAACAGCAATCCCGCCCTCCGCCCGCTCGCCCTGCGACGTGACGGCGATGCGCTGCTGATCGAATGGAGTGATGGCATCACCACCCGTTCCGGTTGGCAAGAATTGCGTCGTGCCTGTCCGTGTGCGGCCTGTGGCGAGGAACGCAAACGCCCGCCCGATCCGTTCCGAGTGCTGTCGGCCCGCGAAATCGCCGCCGGTCCGCTCCAGCCGGTCGCCATGAAACCGCGTGGTCATTACGCCTACCAGATTGTCTGGAACGACGGCCACGATACCGGAATTTACAGCATCGATCTCCTTCGCTCGGTGGGACTTGCGGCCAATGCCGCCAGCGCGAATCCGCCCAGCGATTCTTCGAAGAATTGA
- the polA gene encoding DNA polymerase I encodes MTDPAPQVYLVDAHGLIFQVFHAISGMTSPDGRPTNAVYGFARDLMDISESVRPDYLVCAFDLPGKTFRSDIFDAYKANRSEPPSDLILQLPLIQQVLQAMNIPSIGIPGYEADDVLATLADAADKAGMHVTICSSDKDCRQLIRDRVQLLNLRKKTRMDRAELLADWGVTPEQVVDFQALVGDKVDNVPGVPGIGEKTAAKLLQQFGSIDGIIQRIDELPKGKNRSNLEAAIASGAIHLSRQLTRLSTEVPIALEWDKWKRAEWDLPRLQSLFQELGFRSYAERIRGKLKSAGAAANATLLETAGIASRAVTKAKAASTAPAKATTPGLFDTDDSADAADHSVDVDFPFGALGPSTDTWGGNYRLINQLSDWSDFLAQLSQQSSFAFDLETTSLRFDEARIVGFAFCWNVGEAVYVPALAPLGEPTIPIDRLLTDLKPILENPKIGKRNQNIKFDANILARKGVTVRGIVGDSMVAHYLLHAGERSHNLDEMTRQYFQHENITIESLIGKGKKQLSMSEVPTEKIAEYAAEDADAAWRLCERLETELQSAGLDALYREVEIPLIEVLGRMESTGIRIDVPFLNRLSGEMAEQLETLEAEIHQLAGREFNIGSPKQLRQILFEEMKLPMQKRTDTTGEASTDQESLERLGALGYELPRKLIEHRQISKLKGTYVDALPKLVDLQTGRVHTSFNQTVAATGRLSSSDPNLQNIPTRTEQGKQLRQAFLPRDGWQLLTADYSQIELRMLAHYSGDPALRQAFLDDSDVHTRVAADIFKVPEAEVSSLQRRVAKTVNFGVIYGMSAHGLAARLGILRDEATGFIDAYFARYPQVLAYQDTLLANARKNGYVSTILGRRRRFDPSVIRPGSTFQQRNQAEREAINMEIQGSAADLMKLALLRVDEQLQREQRQSKMLLTVHDELVFEVPPDEIETMVGLVRNAMTTAMELTVPLHVDVSIGPNWLDTVDWPQSAGAP; translated from the coding sequence ATGACTGACCCTGCCCCGCAAGTGTACCTCGTGGATGCGCATGGCCTGATCTTTCAGGTCTTTCATGCCATTTCCGGCATGACCAGCCCCGATGGTCGCCCCACGAATGCGGTGTACGGCTTCGCCCGCGATCTGATGGACATTTCCGAATCCGTTCGCCCGGATTATCTGGTCTGTGCCTTCGACCTGCCCGGAAAAACCTTCCGCTCCGATATTTTTGATGCCTACAAAGCCAATCGCTCGGAACCGCCCAGCGATCTAATCTTGCAGTTGCCGCTGATTCAACAAGTGCTGCAAGCCATGAATATTCCGTCGATCGGAATTCCTGGCTACGAGGCCGACGATGTCTTAGCCACGCTTGCCGATGCTGCCGACAAAGCGGGCATGCATGTCACCATCTGTTCGAGCGACAAAGATTGTCGGCAATTGATTCGGGATCGCGTTCAACTGCTCAATCTTCGCAAGAAAACGCGAATGGACCGCGCGGAACTCCTCGCCGATTGGGGCGTCACTCCCGAACAGGTCGTCGATTTCCAAGCATTGGTCGGCGATAAAGTCGACAATGTGCCCGGCGTGCCCGGCATCGGCGAAAAGACCGCCGCGAAATTACTGCAGCAATTTGGCTCCATCGATGGCATCATTCAACGGATCGACGAACTCCCCAAAGGCAAAAACCGCAGCAACTTAGAAGCGGCCATCGCCTCGGGAGCGATCCATCTCAGCCGTCAACTGACGCGACTCAGCACCGAAGTCCCAATTGCGTTGGAATGGGACAAGTGGAAACGCGCGGAATGGGACTTGCCCCGACTCCAATCCTTGTTCCAAGAATTGGGCTTCCGCAGTTACGCCGAGCGCATACGCGGAAAGTTGAAGTCCGCCGGTGCCGCCGCAAATGCCACGCTTTTGGAAACAGCCGGCATTGCTTCCCGTGCGGTGACCAAAGCGAAGGCCGCCTCGACTGCCCCGGCCAAGGCCACGACGCCGGGGTTATTTGACACGGACGATTCGGCCGATGCTGCGGATCATTCGGTCGATGTCGATTTTCCCTTTGGCGCGCTCGGTCCTTCAACAGACACTTGGGGCGGGAACTATCGCCTCATCAATCAACTATCCGATTGGAGCGATTTCCTCGCACAATTGTCGCAACAATCGTCCTTTGCCTTCGATTTGGAAACGACATCCTTGCGCTTCGACGAGGCTCGGATTGTCGGGTTCGCCTTCTGTTGGAATGTTGGCGAGGCGGTCTATGTTCCCGCGCTCGCCCCGCTGGGTGAGCCGACGATTCCCATCGATCGCCTGCTGACGGATCTCAAGCCGATTCTCGAAAATCCGAAGATTGGCAAACGCAATCAGAATATCAAATTCGATGCGAACATCCTTGCGCGGAAAGGCGTTACCGTGCGAGGGATCGTCGGCGATTCTATGGTGGCGCATTACCTCTTGCATGCGGGCGAACGGTCGCACAATCTCGATGAGATGACGCGGCAGTACTTCCAGCATGAGAATATCACCATCGAATCGTTGATTGGCAAAGGCAAAAAACAGTTGTCGATGAGCGAAGTTCCGACCGAGAAAATCGCGGAGTACGCCGCCGAGGACGCCGATGCCGCGTGGCGATTGTGCGAGCGACTCGAAACCGAGCTGCAATCAGCGGGGTTGGATGCGTTGTATCGCGAGGTGGAAATTCCGCTGATCGAAGTGCTGGGTCGGATGGAAAGCACGGGCATTCGCATCGATGTGCCCTTCTTGAATCGGCTCTCGGGCGAAATGGCCGAGCAGTTGGAAACCCTGGAAGCGGAGATTCATCAACTCGCCGGACGCGAATTTAACATCGGCTCACCCAAGCAGTTACGGCAGATTCTGTTCGAAGAAATGAAGCTGCCGATGCAGAAGCGCACCGACACCACCGGCGAAGCGAGCACCGATCAAGAATCGCTTGAGCGACTCGGCGCATTGGGATACGAGCTTCCACGCAAATTGATCGAACATCGTCAGATTAGCAAACTCAAGGGCACCTATGTGGATGCCCTACCGAAGCTGGTCGATCTGCAAACCGGACGGGTGCATACCTCGTTTAATCAGACGGTGGCCGCGACCGGGCGACTGTCCAGCAGCGACCCGAATTTGCAGAATATCCCGACACGCACCGAACAAGGCAAACAGCTTCGCCAAGCGTTTCTCCCTCGTGATGGGTGGCAGTTGCTGACCGCCGATTATTCGCAGATCGAATTGCGAATGTTGGCGCATTATTCCGGCGATCCGGCATTGCGGCAGGCGTTTCTGGATGATTCCGACGTTCACACGCGGGTGGCTGCCGATATTTTCAAGGTTCCCGAAGCCGAAGTGAGCAGTTTGCAGCGTCGGGTGGCGAAAACCGTGAACTTCGGTGTCATTTATGGCATGAGTGCCCATGGCTTGGCCGCTCGACTGGGGATTCTGCGCGATGAAGCCACCGGGTTCATCGATGCCTACTTCGCCCGCTATCCGCAGGTGTTGGCGTATCAAGACACGCTCTTGGCGAATGCTCGCAAAAACGGCTACGTCTCGACGATTTTGGGCCGTCGCCGCCGATTCGATCCCAGCGTGATTCGCCCCGGTTCGACGTTCCAGCAACGCAATCAAGCCGAACGCGAAGCGATCAATATGGAGATTCAAGGATCGGCTGCCGATTTGATGAAATTGGCATTGTTGCGAGTGGATGAACAATTGCAACGCGAGCAACGTCAATCCAAGATGTTGCTCACCGTGCATGATGAGCTTGTTTTTGAGGTTCCGCCAGACGAAATCGAGACGATGGTGGGCCTGGTTCGCAACGCCATGACCACCGCGATGGAACTGACGGTGCCGCTCCATGTCGATGTCAGCATTGGCCCGAATTGGCTGGATACCGTGGATTGGCCCCAATCGGCGGGTGCCCCATGA
- a CDS encoding NAD-dependent epimerase/dehydratase family protein, translated as MSRVLVTGGGGFLGSAIVRQLRQRGVQVVSMSRKSYPELEQIGVQQISADLEDAKAVSEAISGCESVFHVAAKAGIWGLESEYHRANVVGTEHVIAACRTHGVKRLVFTSSPSVTFAGTDQEGVDESEPYPETYLAPYPKTKAIAERLALAANGATLAVVALRPHLIWGPGDPHLVPRLVERAKQGKLRRIGNRPNRVDTIFVENAAEAHLQAWERLAPGSTVAGKAYFLSQGEPMPLWDFINQILQIAGVPPVTRSIPAGLAVFAGGLLEWWYRTTGRRGEPPMTRFVARQLSTAHWFDLSAARRDFGYAPKISTAEGLRRLAESMRSPQA; from the coding sequence ATGAGTCGCGTTCTCGTCACCGGCGGCGGCGGATTTTTGGGCAGTGCGATTGTGCGCCAATTGCGGCAGCGTGGCGTGCAAGTCGTAAGTATGTCACGCAAATCTTATCCCGAACTGGAGCAAATCGGCGTCCAGCAGATTTCTGCCGACTTGGAAGATGCCAAAGCAGTCTCCGAGGCGATTTCCGGGTGCGAAAGCGTCTTCCATGTTGCGGCCAAAGCGGGCATCTGGGGCTTGGAATCCGAATATCATCGCGCTAACGTCGTTGGGACCGAACACGTCATCGCCGCCTGTCGGACGCATGGCGTCAAGCGACTCGTCTTTACCTCCTCGCCCAGTGTGACATTCGCGGGAACCGATCAAGAAGGGGTGGATGAATCGGAACCCTATCCTGAGACGTACCTTGCGCCGTATCCCAAGACCAAAGCAATTGCCGAGCGGTTGGCGCTGGCGGCGAATGGTGCGACGCTTGCGGTGGTGGCACTGCGACCGCATTTGATTTGGGGACCGGGCGACCCGCATCTGGTGCCGCGGCTGGTGGAACGGGCCAAACAGGGGAAATTGCGGCGGATCGGGAATCGCCCGAATCGGGTGGATACGATTTTCGTGGAGAATGCCGCCGAAGCGCATCTCCAAGCCTGGGAACGACTTGCGCCCGGATCGACGGTTGCGGGCAAAGCCTACTTTTTGTCCCAGGGCGAACCGATGCCGTTATGGGATTTCATCAATCAGATTTTGCAGATTGCGGGGGTGCCGCCGGTCACGCGAAGCATCCCGGCGGGGCTGGCGGTGTTCGCAGGCGGGTTGTTGGAATGGTGGTACCGCACAACGGGCCGACGCGGAGAACCGCCGATGACCCGATTTGTGGCGCGGCAACTTTCCACGGCGCATTGGTTTGATCTCTCGGCGGCGCGGCGTGATTTTGGATATGCCCCGAAAATCAGCACCGCCGAGGGATTGCGACGACTTGCGGAATCGATGCGATCGCCACAAGCCTAG
- a CDS encoding Mrp/NBP35 family ATP-binding protein — translation MQPPQPGQPQKMALPGVKHIIAVASGKGGVGKSTVSANLALALHMHGHRVGLMDADIYGPSVPIMFGLGLVDQRTTPFPVLKHGIKLMSMGFLVDPNQAVIWRGPKVAQAVMSFLAQVDWGVLDYLVIDLPPGTGDAQLTLTQSAPLTGAVVVTTPQDVSLIDARKGLRMFNEVRVPVLGIVENMSYFVGDDGKRYEIFRSGGGQKLADEAGVPMLGELPIDPRVAECGDSGEPIVKRYSESPIAAAYLKLAKVVIESADRTQAESADLPEVQL, via the coding sequence ATGCAACCTCCCCAACCCGGACAGCCCCAAAAAATGGCGCTGCCCGGCGTCAAGCATATCATCGCGGTCGCCAGCGGGAAGGGCGGCGTCGGGAAATCGACCGTCTCCGCCAACCTCGCTTTGGCGCTGCATATGCACGGCCACCGTGTCGGATTGATGGATGCCGATATTTATGGGCCAAGCGTCCCCATCATGTTCGGCCTCGGACTCGTCGATCAGCGAACGACACCGTTTCCCGTGCTCAAGCACGGCATCAAGCTGATGTCGATGGGCTTTCTCGTCGATCCCAACCAAGCGGTCATCTGGCGCGGCCCGAAGGTGGCGCAAGCCGTCATGTCGTTCCTCGCCCAAGTCGATTGGGGCGTGCTTGATTATCTCGTCATCGATCTGCCACCGGGCACCGGCGATGCGCAACTCACGCTCACGCAATCCGCACCGCTGACCGGGGCGGTGGTGGTGACGACGCCGCAAGATGTCAGCCTCATTGATGCCCGAAAAGGGCTGCGAATGTTCAACGAAGTTCGCGTTCCCGTACTGGGAATTGTCGAAAATATGAGCTATTTCGTGGGCGATGATGGCAAACGCTACGAGATTTTCCGCTCCGGCGGCGGTCAAAAGTTGGCCGATGAAGCCGGGGTGCCGATGCTCGGCGAATTGCCCATCGACCCGCGCGTGGCCGAGTGCGGTGATTCCGGCGAACCGATCGTCAAACGCTATAGCGAAAGCCCGATTGCCGCCGCCTATTTGAAACTGGCGAAAGTGGTCATCGAATCGGCAGATCGCACCCAAGCCGAATCCGCCGATTTGCCGGAAGTCCAACTGTAA
- a CDS encoding thermonuclease family protein, protein MNAMRVSLCLALFGMGTSAFAGEREFSAEVVKVHDGNSIRVRPQGTRQTIELRLIGVDAPRKATRDTTGQEPWGTAAQQFLSLAVTRKQVRIEFDVLETVSSDSTAKWAYVWLGERLLNEELLAAGHGVLVTNPPNVQYVDRLRVAQKVAREKQLGIWDANEPLTESPSAFRATQQQAVESQQSTQQQLAIPAWVEGCVIGNRKSKVFHKPGGRYYESTKMSANAIFFKTADDAIQAGYKPASR, encoded by the coding sequence ATGAATGCGATGCGTGTTTCACTGTGCCTCGCGCTATTCGGAATGGGAACGTCGGCATTCGCAGGCGAGCGGGAATTCAGCGCCGAGGTGGTGAAAGTTCACGACGGCAATTCGATTCGGGTGCGTCCGCAAGGGACTCGTCAGACGATCGAACTGCGGCTCATCGGCGTGGATGCGCCCCGCAAAGCGACCCGCGACACGACCGGCCAAGAACCGTGGGGCACCGCCGCGCAGCAATTTCTCTCGCTTGCGGTCACTCGGAAGCAAGTGCGCATCGAATTCGACGTTCTTGAGACGGTCAGTTCGGACAGCACCGCGAAATGGGCGTATGTTTGGCTGGGTGAGCGATTGTTGAACGAGGAATTACTCGCGGCTGGTCATGGCGTGCTGGTGACGAATCCGCCGAATGTGCAATATGTCGATCGACTGCGGGTAGCGCAGAAAGTCGCACGAGAAAAACAGCTCGGCATCTGGGATGCCAACGAGCCGTTGACCGAATCGCCGTCCGCGTTTCGGGCCACGCAGCAGCAAGCGGTGGAATCCCAACAATCGACCCAACAACAACTTGCGATTCCGGCATGGGTTGAAGGCTGTGTCATCGGCAATCGCAAATCGAAGGTCTTTCACAAACCGGGTGGCCGGTATTACGAATCGACCAAGATGAGTGCGAACGCGATTTTCTTCAAGACGGCGGACGATGCGATTCAGGCTGGCTACAAACCGGCGAGTCGGTAG
- a CDS encoding DUF11 domain-containing protein: protein MNLGLLSLVLPVLAAGPLGPPPPAPVVYLRVIAPEGTKVQYHPGTPMAVARPAPSQVAVRPGYVYKLGLIDLPDDPQRPLYPSIEVYGAVRPNPQTDLSKYPVPIPFSKEEIERVRRGSLLTKVIYLEDPDFAAPVATTPDSPLQLESINEKDAIREAGERGRLMVVVRLGSRHYADEELGRMFVPGTMLLPGEAAMAPAQAPPQLDISMWGLFVDPILGPKVDGFECLTDGGDKGLRLGLDSRGRLSGLDASDSSMEYTTKSGKKVTSSNRVCVCIPRFAILNVETSPVGIHLAAGPQANLKLVGRDQLKLAKRPGRLEIGEAAQSVRDFTAMKAMIHRIGPHIFEQLIGKPVAISRSQGVSVFSKFVDVQDLTAFNEECLALTKWVAPPYPEKIGDTVTFFLRYKNLTLEPIEDVVVSDSLTARLEYIPETSRSDRASNFTVSPNEVGSSVLRWQIPGKLMPGQSGVVSFQAKIR, encoded by the coding sequence ATGAATCTCGGATTACTCAGTCTGGTGCTGCCGGTCTTGGCCGCGGGTCCGCTTGGTCCGCCGCCGCCGGCCCCCGTGGTCTACCTCCGCGTGATCGCACCGGAAGGGACCAAGGTCCAATATCATCCCGGCACCCCGATGGCGGTTGCCCGACCGGCTCCGTCGCAAGTGGCGGTTCGTCCGGGATACGTCTACAAACTTGGGCTAATCGACCTGCCCGACGATCCGCAGCGACCGCTCTACCCGTCGATCGAAGTGTACGGGGCGGTGCGACCGAATCCGCAAACGGATTTGAGCAAATATCCGGTGCCGATTCCGTTTAGCAAAGAAGAAATCGAGCGGGTCCGTCGCGGCTCGCTGCTGACGAAAGTAATCTACCTGGAAGATCCCGATTTTGCCGCGCCGGTCGCCACCACGCCCGATTCACCCTTGCAACTCGAATCCATCAACGAAAAAGATGCGATTCGTGAGGCCGGTGAGCGTGGGCGGCTGATGGTCGTCGTGCGGCTCGGCTCACGCCATTACGCCGATGAGGAACTGGGCCGCATGTTCGTCCCCGGCACCATGCTCCTGCCCGGCGAAGCAGCCATGGCCCCCGCACAAGCTCCGCCACAACTGGATATTTCGATGTGGGGATTGTTCGTCGATCCGATCTTGGGGCCGAAAGTCGACGGATTCGAGTGCCTGACCGACGGCGGCGACAAGGGACTTCGCTTGGGATTGGACTCTCGCGGTCGATTGAGCGGACTCGATGCGTCAGATTCCTCGATGGAATACACGACGAAATCGGGCAAGAAGGTGACGTCTTCGAATCGAGTCTGCGTCTGCATTCCGCGATTTGCGATTCTGAATGTCGAAACCTCGCCGGTGGGAATCCACCTGGCCGCCGGCCCGCAAGCGAATCTCAAACTCGTGGGTCGCGATCAACTGAAACTAGCGAAACGGCCCGGTCGCTTGGAAATTGGCGAAGCGGCGCAATCGGTGCGGGACTTCACCGCCATGAAAGCGATGATTCATCGCATTGGACCGCACATTTTCGAGCAACTCATCGGCAAGCCGGTGGCGATCAGCCGCTCGCAAGGGGTGTCGGTCTTCTCGAAATTCGTGGACGTGCAAGACCTGACCGCGTTCAACGAAGAGTGCCTGGCGCTCACCAAGTGGGTGGCCCCGCCGTACCCCGAGAAGATTGGCGATACGGTCACATTCTTCCTGCGGTATAAGAATCTGACGCTGGAGCCGATCGAAGATGTGGTGGTCAGCGATAGTCTGACCGCGCGACTGGAATACATTCCCGAGACGAGCCGCAGCGACCGGGCATCCAACTTCACGGTCAGCCCGAACGAAGTGGGATCGTCGGTACTGCGGTGGCAAATTCCGGGGAAGCTGATGCCGGGCCAATCAGGCGTGGTGAGTTTCCAAGCGAAGATTCGCTAA